A single Drechmeria coniospora strain ARSEF 6962 chromosome 03, whole genome shotgun sequence DNA region contains:
- a CDS encoding T-complex protein 1 subunit eta — MSFGGQTPTIIVLKEGTDTSQGKGQIISNINACLAVQATIKPTLGPYGGDLLMVDENGRQTITNDGATVMKLLDIVHPAARILVDIARSQDAEVGDGTTSVVVLAGEILKEVKDHVEQGISPQIIIKGLRKAAQMAVNKIKEIAVSTDGNRRDTLSKLAATAMTSKLIKRNTDFFTKMVVDAVLSLDQDDLNEKLIGIKKIPGGSLTDSRFVNGVAFKKTFAYAGFEQQPKSFKKPKIVCLNVELELKAEKDNAEVRVEQVSEYQAIVDAEWQIIYKKLESISKTGAKVVLSKLPIGDLATQYFADRDIFCAGRVASEDMERVVQATGATVQSTCSDILPAHLGVCGSFEERQIGGERFNFFEECPEAKTCTLVLRGGAEQFIAEVERSLHDAIMIVKRAIKNHLIVGGGGAVEMEISAYLHRFADTKITHKQQAIIKSFAKALEVIPRQLCDNAGFDATDILNKLRVEHRKGRTWAGVDFGNEGVADMMDRFVWEPALIKVNAIQAATEASCLILGVDETIRNEESAKPQAPGQMPPGAAQRAVRGRGRGMPRR, encoded by the exons ATGTCGTTCGGAGGGCAAACGCCCACCATCATCGTCCTCAAGGAAG GAACCGACACCTCACAGGGCAAGGGCCAGATCATCTCCAACATCAACGCCTGCCTCGCCGTTCAGGCCACGATAAAGCCCACGCTCGGCCCCTACGGCGGCGACCTGTTGATGGTGGACGAGAATGGCAGGCAGACCATCACCAACGACGGCGCGACCGTCATGAAG ctcctcgacatcGTTCACCCCGCCGcccgcatcctcgtcgacatcgccCGCTCCCAGGatgccgaggtcggcgacggcaccacgtcggtcgtcgtccttgccggcgaGATCCTCAAGGAGGTCAAGGACCACGTCGAGCAGGGCATCAGCCCCCAGATCATCATCAAGGGCCTGAGGAAAGCGGCCCAGATGGCTGTCAACAAGATCAAGGAGATTGCCGTCAGCACCGACGGCAACCGCCGCGATACGCTGTCCAAGCTCGCCGCCACAGCCATGACGAGCAAGCTGATAAAGCGAAACACGGACTTCTTCACCAAGA tggtcgtcgacgccgtcctgtCCCTCGACCAGGATGACCTCAACGAGAAGCTCATCGGCATCAAGAAGATCCCCGGCGGATCCCTCACCGATTCGCGCttcgtcaacggcgtcgcCTTCAAGAAGACGTTTGCCTACGCCGGCTTCGAGCAGCAGCCCAAGTCGTTCAAGAAGCCCAAGATTGTCTGCCTgaacgtcgagctcgagctcaAGGCCGAAAAGGACAACGCCGAGGTCCGCGTCGAGCAGGTGTCCGAGTACCaagccatcgtcgacgccgagtgGCAGATCATCTACAAGAAGCTCGAGTCCATCTCCAAGACGGGCGCCAAGGTGGTGCTCAGCAAGCTGCCCATCGGCGACCTCGCCACGCAGTACTTTGCCGACCGGGACATCTTCTgcgccggccgcgtcgccTCCGAGGACATGGAGCGCGTCGTGCAGGCCACGGGCGCCACCGTCCAGTCGACCTGCTCCGACATTCTCCCGGCCCACCTCGGCGTCTGCGGCAGCTTCGAGGAGCGGCAaatcggcggcgagcgcttCAACTTCTTCGAGGAGTGCCCCGAGGCCAAGACGTGCACGCTCGTGCTTCGTGGAGGCGCCGAGCAGTtcatcgccgaggtcgagcgaTCCCTGCACGACGCCATCATGATCGTCAAGCGAGCCATCAAGAACcacctcatcgtcggcggcggcggcgccgtcgagatggagaTTTCGGCCTACCTCCACCGCTTCGCCGACACCAAGATCACGCACAAGCAGCAGGCCATCATCAAGTCGTTTgccaaggcgctcgaggtcATCCCCCGACAGCTGTGCGACaacgccggcttcgacgcgACCGACATCCTCAACAAGCTGCGCGTCGAGCACCGAAAGGGCCGCACCTgggccggcgtcgacttTGGCAACGAGGGCGTTGCCGACATGATGGACCGCTTCGTCTGGGAGCCCGCCCTGATCAAGGTCAACGCCATCCAggcggcgaccgaggccAGCTGCCTGATCCTCGGAGTCGACGAGACCATCAGGAACGAGGAGAGCGCCAAGCCCCAGGCGCCTGGCCAGATGCCTCCGGGGGCCGCTCAGCGGGCGGTCaggggacgaggacggggtaTGCCCCGCAGGTAA
- a CDS encoding 37S ribosomal protein MRP4: MIVRNAAVRHGRRSLASAMTICTHRSMSTEMKTDNANPPSQGWPGATASTVAVPRLPTSSKRKKQKIVQEVIMSLGADSSQEHQGAAWTRAHQIGTETLTPAQQFAEFQRIQKKTRSLGSRVERRYVPTELIKNPPSAEDVTLELLMASQTHMGHNTSLWNPANSRYIFGVRQGIHIISLETTAAHLRRAARVVEEVSYRGGIVLFVGTRKGQMEIVTKAAQMAGACHLFTKWTPGAITNRDVILKAQETKVVDQLDGELDGFDMYKGMARPLLPDLVVCLNPLENYTMLYECGLKNIPTIGVIDTNVDPSWVTYTIPANDDSLRSMATVAGVLGRAGEKGQKRRLADASRGSVSWNTSPELNRHMIKEKRAAVLKRKEVMGRMQSNVQGFTEEEQNILRSQYDGVELDVSEEEMVGMMGEAVDASSRQASQENGTSGRLDELAAQLEGLRAAAADIETAVRGRNKTE; encoded by the exons ATGATAGTAAGAAACGCCGCCGTGCGGCATG GTCGCCGCTCGCTGGCATCGGCCATGACGATATGCACCCATCGATCCATGTCGACCGAGATGAAGACGGACAACGCCAACCCCCCGTCGCAGGGTTGGCCGGGCGCCAcagcgtcgacggtggccgtGCCTCGgctgccgacctcgtcgaagaggaagaagcaAAAGATTGTGCAAGAGGTCATCATgagcctcggcgccgactcgTCGCAGGAGCACCAGGGTGCTGCGTGGACGAGAGCGCACCAGATCGGCACCGAGACGTTGACGCCGGCGCAGCAGTTTGCCGAGTTCCAGCGCATCCAGAAGAAGACGCGGAGTCTGGGCTCCCGCGTGGAAAGACGATACGTGCCGACGGAGCTGATCAAAAACCCAccctcggccgaggatgtTACATTGGAGCTTCTGATGGCATCACAAACGCACATGGGCCACAACACGTCGCTGTGGAACCCGGCCAACTCGAGGTACATATTCGGCGTGCGCCAGGGAATCCACATCATCTCCctcgagacgacggccgctcaCCTTCGACGGGCGgcgcgcgtcgtcgaggaggtgtCGTAccgcggcggcatcgtcctcttcgtcggcaCTCGCAAGGGGCAGATGGAGATTGTGACCAAGGCAGCGCAGATGGCGGGTGCGTGCCACCTGTTCACCAAGTGGACGCCAGGTGCCATCACGAACCGTGACGTGATCCTGAAGGCGCAAGAAACCAAGGTGGTCGatcagctcgacggcgagctcgacggcttcgacatGTACAAGGGCATGGCAAGGCCGCTGCTTCCCGATCTGGTGGTCTGCCTGAACCCGCTGGAGAACTACACGATGCTGTACGAGTGCGGGCTGAAAAACATTCCCACCATCGGCGTCATCGACACCAACGTGGATCCCTCGTGGGTCACGTACACGATCCCTGCCAACGATGACAG tCTTCGGTCCatggccaccgtcgccggcgttcTCGGGAGGGCGGGCGAAAAGGGTCAGAAGCGACGATTGGCAGACGCGTCCCGAGGCAGCGTTTCATGGAACACGTCGCCGGAGCTGAACCGACACATGATCAAGGAGAAGCGTGCGGCCGTGTTGAAGCGGAAGGAGGTCATGGGTCGGATGCAATCCAACGTCCAGGGCTtcacggaggaggagcagaacATACTGCGGTCACAGTACGACGGTGTCGAGCTGGACGTGAGCGAGGAAGAGATGGTAGGGATGatgggcgaggccgtcgacgcctcgtCTCGGCAGGCCAGCCAAGAGAACGGGACAAGCGGCCGGTTGGACGAGCTGGCGGCCCAGCTGGAGGGACTGcgggcggccgcggcggacaTTGAGACGGCCGTCAGGGGCCGCAACAAGACGGAGTAG
- a CDS encoding phosphoglycerate mutase family protein, with the protein MGWFDDDSHEAQAYDQVVNRPHEAQWTHELIGGAAAYEAAKAYEDHVARNGNPSSHAKAKEILAGVIGAFVDREVETKGLDFIDTERAKRHAQRQAEEQLGSEGAW; encoded by the exons ATGGGTTGGTTCGACG ACGACTCCCACGAGGCGCAGGCCTACGACCAAGTCGTCAATCGTCCGCACGAGGCCCAGTGGACGCACGAGTTGATTGGCGGTGCGGCCGCCTACGAGGCCGCCAAGGCGTACGAGGACCACGTCGCGCGGAACG GCAACCCCTCCAGCCACGCAAAGGCAAAGGAGATtctcgccggcgtcatcggcgCCTTTGTCGATCGCGAGGTGGAGACCAAGGGGCTCGACTTTATCGACACCGAAAGGGCCAAGCGTCACGCCCAGCGTcaggccgaggagcagctggGCAGCGAGGGTGCCTGGTAG
- a CDS encoding putative transporter MCH4, giving the protein MHEKRTVAAKANSDTTTRNSLDRTSSQTSKEAESQQVAEAAKAVDVDVERAASEGGPKAAAPPSGDFPDGGADAWLVVFGGWCALFCTFGLVNCVGVFEHYYVTGPLKQYSSSTVSWIPSVQVFVMIFCGTVFGRLFDSFGPRWLLWGGSVAYVFGLMMVSLSSRYYQFFLAQSIVGSVGSSAVFNCCMASLVTWFSKNRAAAFGVMVSGSSLGGVVLPIMMSRLIDSIGFPWMMRSMAFMFLGLLVIACLTVKSRLPPNPKPFKISEYLANLKDVRLMVTVVGFFLFMWGMFLPFNYILLQAGAAGTSPTLIPYLLPILNAVSIFGRIIPGIAADRMGRYNVMIIITFISALFCLAIWIPVKNTAGILVFMIIFGFSSGGFISLGPACIAQISDIREIGTRVGVAFAIQSLGALTGSPIGGAIVSAQNGSFLGLQLFCGFSMLAGSAVILVARCTLAGFKLTKV; this is encoded by the exons atgCACGAAAAGCGGACGGTagcggccaaggccaacaGCGATACGACGACCCGAAACTCTCTCGATCGCACCTCGTCCCAGACGTccaaggaggccgagagccagcaggtcgccgaggcggccaaggcggtcgacgtcgatgtCGAACGGGCCGCCTCCGAAGGCGGTCCAAAGGCGGCCGCCCCGCCGTCGGGCGACTttcccgacggcggcgccgacgcctggCTCGTCGTCTTTGGCGGATGGTGCGCGCTGTTTTGCACCTTTGGCCTCGTCAActgcgtcggcgtcttcgaGCACTACTACGTCACGGGGCCCCTGAAGCAGTATTCGAGCTCCACCGTCAGCTGGATCCCCTCGGTCCAGGTCTTTGTCATGATCTTTTGCGGCACCGTG TTTGGGCGCCTCTTTGACAGCTTCGGCCCCCGCTGGCTCCTCTGGGGAGGTTCGGTCGCCTACGTCTTTGGGCTCATGATGGTCTCCCTCTCGTCCCGGTACTACCAGTTCTTCCTCGCCCAGtccatcgtcggctccgtcggctcCAGCGCCGTCTTCAACTGCTGCATGGCCTCTCTCGTCACGTGGTTCTCCAAGaatcgcgccgccgccttcggcGTCATGGTCTCGGGCtcctccctcggcggcgtcgtcctgccCATCATGATGTCAAGGCTCATCGACAGCATCGGCTTCCCCTGGATGATGCGCAGCATGGCCTTCATgttcctcggcctcctcgtcatcgcctgCTTGACGGTCAAGTCGCGTCTGCCGCCGAACCCGAAGCCGTTCAAGATTTCCGAATACCTCGCCAACCTAAAGGACGTGCGCTTGATGGTGACGGTCGTCGGTTTCTTTCTCTTCATGTGGGGCATGTTTCTGCCCTTCAACTACATCCTGCTGCAGGCCGGGGCCGCCggcacgtcgccgacgctgaTTCCCTACCTGCTGCCCATCCTGAATGCCGTGAG CATCTTTGGCCGCATCATCCCGGGCATCGCGGCCGACCGCATGGGCCGTTACAACGTCATGATCATCATCACCTTCATCTCTGCCCTCTTCTGCCTCGCCATATGGATCCCCGTCAAGAACAcggccggcatcctcgtcttcATGATCATCTTCGGCTTCTCCTCGGGCGGCTTCATCTCCCTCGGCCCCGCCTGCATCGCCCAGATATCCGACATCCGCGAGATCGGCAcgcgcgtcggcgtcgccttTGCCATCCAGTCCCTCGGCGCTCTGACAGGCAGCcccatcggcggcgccatcgtgTCGGCCCAAAACGGCAGCTTCTTGGGCCTCCAACTCTTCTGCGGCTTCTCCATGCTCGCCGGTTCCGCGGTCATCTTGGTCGCCCGCTGCACCCTCGCCGGCTTCAAGCTCACCAAGGTCTGA
- a CDS encoding histone acetyltransferase Spt10 has product MPAVMEDPGSPTIFRVPGPTPFGDPDSPGLPSDIAPRPVTLRDRQTVATIVPLTSRHQLPPSLLVYLCDQLNREIDGGDTYPMMEPFTVDGFADYWFQTFGAVMLLGEIGAIDDVCDGKDWAKECLGSFFIKPNYPGRSSHICNGSFIVTDGSRNRGVGRLMGEAYIDWAPRLGYTYSVFNLVYETNVASCRIWDALGFKRIGRVKACGNLRSHPGRLIDAIIYGRDLDLAGAGVGGSNGDEFVSEERFDKIRYYLKTTKYPAGANRAEKSRLRSAATHYKLLEGDKLMLKDKEVISDPVRQYETARNAHNLHHWGINKTTATIAEKYHWSRIKETVSDVIRACSECKEQGKSLNLSGGRKPTGSSATTPPLTAPAAVPSPAPSPSAAMDALTSHSLEDAVSADERVLALQQNHDILASFSQPQLRPQPSPSAYANPNDISVLPPPHDAALRDAGGEQADPGDFNHHRHHIPMLQDRPPVHDPSAVYQQPVDPAIIDHHHHHHHHHHQPPHHHHHSMHAMNPMHPMHPMHHQMHHDASNPPPHAADTPFDHYNQHAEFQALLNATEDDVVEAVPADEDRDPAAVDRDLDMLIEQAVNDGDDGDAAMDVLDAQQSPWEEDGRRQGAV; this is encoded by the coding sequence ATGCCTGCTGTGATGGAGGATCCCGGAAGCCCCACCATCTTCCGAGTCCCGGGCCCGACGCCGTTCGGTGACCCGGACAGCCCCGGCCTCCCGTCGGACATTGCACCGCGCCCGGTCACCCTTCGGGATCGGCAGACGGTCGCCACCATCGTGCCCCTCACCTCCCGGCACCAGCTGCCGCCTTCGTTGCTCGTCTACCTTTGCGACCAGCTCAACCGCgagatcgacggcggcgacacgTACCCGATGATGGAGCccttcaccgtcgacggaTTTGCCGACTACTGGTTCCAGACCTTTGGCGCCGTCATGCTGCTGGGGGAGATTGGCGCCATAGACGACGTctgcgacggcaaggacTGGGCCAAGGAGTGCCTCGGCAGCTTCTTCATCAAGCCAAACTACCCAGGCCGGAGCAGCCACATCTGCAACGGCAGcttcatcgtcaccgacggCTCGCGCAaccgcggcgtcggccggctcaTGGGCGAGGCCTACATCGACTGGGCCCCTCGCCTCGGCTACACCTACAGCGTATTCAACCTCGTCTACGAGACCAACGTCGCCTCGTGCCGCATCTGGGACGCGCTCGGCTTCAAGCGCATCGGCCGCGTCAAGGCCTGCGGCAACCTGCGCAGCCACCCGGGCCGgctcatcgacgccatcatctACGGCCGCgatctcgacctcgccggcgccggcgtcggcggctccaACGGTGACGAGTTCGTCAGCGAGGAGCGCTTCGACAAGATCCGCTACTACCTGAAGACGACCAAGTATCCCGCCGGCGCCAACCGGGCGGAGAAGAGCCGGCTGCGCAGCGCCGCGACCCACTACAAGCTTCTCGAGGGCGACAAGCTGATgctcaaggacaaggaggtCATCTCGGACCCCGTCCGGCAGTACGAAACGGCCCGCAACGCCCACAACCTGCACCACTGGGGCATCAacaagacgacggcgacgattgCCGAAAAATACCACTGGAGCCGCATCAAAGAGACGGTGAGCGACGTCATCCGCGCCTGCTCCGAGTGCAAGGAGCAAGGAAAGAGCCTGAACCTGAGCGGCGGTCGCAAGCCGACCGGCAGCAGCGCGACAACACCTCCCCTGACCGCCCCGGCGGCCGTGCCCTcaccggcgccctcgccatcggccgccATGGATGCCCTGACATCGCATTCGCTCGAGGATGCGGTGAGCGCCGATGAGAGGGTGCTGGCGCTGCAGCAGAATCACGACATCTTGGCATCATTTTCACAGCCCCAGCTGAGGCCGCAGCCCAGCCCGAGCGCGTACGCGAATCCAAACGACATATCCGTCCTCCCACCCCCCCATGATGCCGCCCTCCGCGAcgcaggcggcgagcaaGCCGACCCCGGCGACTTTAACCACCACCGTCATCACATCCCCATGCTCCAGGACAGACCGCCGGTCCACGACCCGTCAGCCGTATACCAGCAACCCGTCGACCCGGCCATCAtcgaccaccaccaccaccaccaccaccaccaccaccagcctcctcatcatcatcaccattCCATGCACGCCATGAACCCGATGCACCCGATGCACCCGATGCACCACCAAATGCACCACGACGCGTCAAATCCTCCGCCGCACGCCGCCGATACCCCCTTCGACCACTACAACCAGCACGCCGAGTTTCAGGCTCTCCTCAACGCCacggaggacgacgtcgtggAGGCCGTACCGGCGGACGAGGATAGGGACCCCGCCGCCGTTGATCGGGATCTCGACATGCTTATTGAACAGGCCgtcaacgacggcgacgacggcgacgctgccaTGGATGTTCTAGATGCTCAACAGTCACCCTGGGAAGAGGATGGGAGGAGGCAAGGGGCAGTATGA